A portion of the Bombina bombina isolate aBomBom1 chromosome 9, aBomBom1.pri, whole genome shotgun sequence genome contains these proteins:
- the LOC128639674 gene encoding trypsin-like, which translates to MKLFLLCVLLGAAAAFDDDDKIVGGYTCGKNALPYQVSLNSGYHFCGGSLINNLWVVSAAHCYKASIQVRLGEHNIVTSEGTEQFINSAKVIRHASYNSRTLDNDIMLIKLASAATLNSYVKAVALPSGCAAAGTSCLISGWGNTLSSGTNYPDLLQCVSAPILTTAQCTGAYPGEITNNMICVGYLEGGKDSCQGDSGGPVVCNGQLQGIVSWGYGCALRNYPGVYTKVCNYVSWIQNTIAAN; encoded by the exons ATGAAGCTGTTTctgctctgtgtgctcctgggagcTGCTG CTGCATTTGATGATGATGATAAGATTGTAGGAGGTTACACCTGCGGCAAGAACGCTCTCCCATATCAGGTGTCTCTGAACTCCGGTTACCATTTCTGTGGTGGGTCCCTGATAAACAACCTGTGGGTTGTGTCTGCTGCTCACTGCTACAAAGC AAGCATCCAGGTCAGACTGGGAGAGCACAACATTGTTACCAGTGAGGGCACAGAGCAGTTCATCAACTCTGCCAAGGTCATCAGACATGCCAGCTACAACTCCAGGACCCTGGACAATGACATCATGCTCATCAAGCTCGCCTCTGCCGCCACCCTGAACTCCTATGTGAAGGCTGTAGCTTTGCCCTCTGGATGTGCCGCGGCTGGCACCAGCTGTCTGATCTCTGGCTGGGGAAACACACTCAGCAGTGGCA CCAACTACCCAGATCTCCTGCAGTGCGTGAGCGCCCCCATCCTGACTACTGCCCAGTGTACCGGTGCCTACCCAGGAGAGATCACCAACAACATGATCTGTGTTGGATATCTGGAAGGTGGCAAGGATTCCTGCCAG GGTGACTCCGGTGGACCTGTGGTGTGTAACGGACAGCTGCAGGGTATCGTCTCATGGGGCTATGGCTGTGCTCTCAGGAACTATCCTGGTGTCTACACCAAGGTCTGCAACTACGTCTCCTGGATCCAGAACACCATCGCTGCCAACTAA